Part of the Hevea brasiliensis isolate MT/VB/25A 57/8 chromosome 16, ASM3005281v1, whole genome shotgun sequence genome is shown below.
AATTGGATGTTTTCATCAATTGCATCTCTTCTTCCTGTGAATGCACAGCAAATTTGCTGACCCATttgactcttttttttttttcaaaaaagaaAAGTCTCACTTATGATTGCAGCTCTACTCTACTGTTGATGGATTGATTGAATGAATTTTGACacataaattgtaataatttaaaaatataaggatCATTTCCATCGTTTTTGCCAAATCTTAGGGGCATATTGTAATTTGTCCTCGTTGAAAAcgttgtattattattattatgactggaaaaaagaaaaaagcccAACTTTATTAGAAAAATTGGGCCTTCTAAAGCCGAACCATTTCTACTCCGGCCCATGTATGGAAGCAAAGGGCCCAACAGCATTCAGGTTCAATCGGCACTGGATATGGACGGAGGCCGAGGAGAGATAGTGTGCGTGCTTCCTCTTGTTTGTTGAGAGAAACGGCTCCGGTTTGTTTAACACTCTCACGCATAGCATTAGTATCGTTAATCTTCGATTTAACGGTTTTCAATTCAGCTCTGTTGCCTTCAATTTCTGTATTTCATTACAGACTTAGCTGCAGAGATCGACACTGTTGGATTCAATTTTCTTtagtagaaaggaaaaatgaTGTCTCCAAAGCAAACGAGTGAAGATCGAGGATCTCCTCATTTCAGGTGACTCATTACtctaaaccctaaccctaactttCTGTTTGGATCCCGAGGAAATGCTGGAGACTCTGCCTAGTAATTGAGTTCATcgctgcttttttttttcttttttcatcgAAGACTTCAACATGTTTCGCATCCTGTCTCGTGGTATTTTCGTGGTATAGTCAAACGTAATGTGTGGTATGATAAATTTGATActcgtatattattttcttttgataTACTTTCTCAGCGATCAAGTAGAGCATGAATGAGACAGAAATGGAGAAGTGGAATGGTTCGTTACTGTGGAACCATTTCTTTTTCCGTATTTTTGAATTAGTTGCTAATCTTGTTACTGTTTGCTTGATTGTCAAGGAAATTGAGGCAAAGGAAAATTGAATAGTGCGTTCCCTCCTGCTTTTAATTGTTTGGTTTAGCTAACCATACGAATAAATGAATAGAACATGAGGTAGGGAAATTATTACATGAAGTTTTTATTGGCTTTTTAATGTTTAGAGTTCACTTAAAAAATAAAGTTCAGTACTAAATGCCCAAGGTTCAGTAGACAAGCAAAAGAATTTCTGAtgtagccaaaaaaaaaaaaaaaatgacacaAAAGCAGGCTTTTACttgtttaaaatatttgttacctATAGAGATCAACATTCTGCCTATTTCTTTGCTTTGGTGTGGTTGACATGGTTTTCACTTTCCAGTTTGATTTCACTTAACTGTGACATTTTAACTTCAACTCTGAATCTTGTTTGATGCTGCAATTTTTGCTCTTTGGTCTAATTGCTCATTCATTATTTAGAACTTGTGTTAGTTGGGAGAATGTGTTGGAACTTGGAATGGCATTATTCATTTTTGTGCTTTTCATCAGTTTGGACCATATTATTTTTTCACTTTAGTTGCCCTTATTAAAACAAATTTGATTCATAACAATGATGTTGTTTTATTGTTTACAGGCACACTCCTTTGCAGATAATCCATATTATTGGAAACTTATTGAGAATATGGTCAGTTTATTCCATGTATCGCTACTTGTCtcagactggagcttcagttgtACTTTTTATCTTCAGTTGTCTAGTTCCATCATCCATCCTGTTTTTGGCTTTGCAAAAGCCTTGGAAAGGGAGACCACTCTCTAATCAACAGGTTAATTAGGAATACTTCCTTTATTGTAGTGTACAAGTTGAAGGAAAGTGAAATATTAGTTAGCATTCTGCAATTTATACTTCTTACTTGGCTTTCATTGTTGTTCAGGTAGTGCCATCTATCATAAATGGTGCCATAACAGCTCTATACTTCATCTTGTGGGGAAAGGGCCTTAAGTCATGTGGACCACTTAGGTAGGTTTATACTGCTTCCCAAGATCATTTTTAATACTTATGAGTTTCTAAAGTGCTTTGTTCAATTGGAAATACCCTTTTCTTATTCCTAATTTATTAAGAGGTCATGTATGGCAATTTGAGAAATAAGCAACCAGTAGGAATGATATAAATTGGATATTCTAAGTCAAAATCATGTGTATATGTTAGATGCAAGAGGCTCCtaaaaacacaagtttaaatACCTAATTATATTAATGTTATGCTCTAAGACTAATGTGGATTCACTCGGACTATCTGGAGTCTTGTCTTTTAAAATTCTTATTCTCCCAATTTTTAGTCAAGGCAATTTAACATACTAAAGCCACACCTAACCTAGCTTTGTCTACTTTCCCCAGAAGACCCCAAGTCCCCAACCCCTTTTCCTCCTCTGTGGATGGCTTTACTCCAATCAAGAAGATTTTGTTCACAAATCTTGCAGGAAATGGTGTATGATGTATGCACTGGATGATAAATTGGTGGATCACCTTTTAATGGTTTGCTATGTGGCAAGGAAGTTATGATGTCTTACACTTTTTGGTGTCTAGTGGTGCTACATTTAGTCTTTAAGATGATGTATTCTTGGTATGGGTTTTGTATTCTTATTTGTTGTTCAAAAACACTGTAATTTTTTTTCAAAGTCTTAGAAATTACATAGACACCCACATTATATTTGTTATGTATTGTTCAATTGTCCTGTATTGGGGCATCTTATTTCCTTGTCCTCCTCTAGGAAAAAGTGaaatttgatattatttttaaattttggtttATGTCAACGGAGTGATGAAGTTGTATTGCTTTCTCAAACTGGATATATCTCCTTTCTACATTGATGCAGTTTTTTACGGCTATTGCTGATTGAACCAAAATTTATGAGCTTATGTTATTTATGTTTAACTTGGTGTATTATGTTTTCTTAGTTGTTTCCATTCTGCATTTTATTAGTAGTTAGATAATAGTTTACGTAATTCTTCATTCTGACTCTAGAGCTATATTGGCGGAGTATTCTGGCGCTGTCCTTGGAGTGTTATCTGCTACATTATATGGTCGGAGAAGCCATCTCTGGAAAaaggtatttaaaaaaaaaaatcttaaagcaAATAAGATTTCGAATTTTATGTTTGACATGTTTTCAATGTGATTGATGTGACATTCATGGCTTATAGATGCTTTCAAAATTCTAAAACCATTTACAATTCTTTGCTTTGTGAACTGCCATTTGATGCTTAATGTATATACTAGAATGGTTCTTTTGTGGTCATATATTGCTGATAGGGAATGAAACATTATAAACTCATTGAATGCCAAATTTGTTATGGTCAGGTACTAAGTATAATAAGGTAAGTATCTTGGTGTGTCTATCTGATCTGATATATCAGTTTCACTTCACCAGTCAATTGCTATCGATGGCTTTGATTAGAAGATATTAGTTGTTTTGTCTCAATTATTCAGtggttattttttttcttctaccAGGTGGGTGGGCTCGTTGCAATGTGGGCAGCTTTCTACTTCTTATCTCAAGGGTGGGCAATGGCCACATATTCACCTTTTTATATCCTGGTGTAGATGGAACATTTACCTCATTTAAATAAGCAATATTGCTTTTTTTGGTGgtgtttttattactttatttctttctGTTTGTTTATATTCTTGTGAATTCCAAGAACTACCTTTTGTTAACTTAATGTGAGAATACCATTCAAAGATACTGTTGATACTGAGGATCACACAGAAGAAGTTTTGAGTATGACAGCAATGACAATTCCAATCCTTGCTGGAATATTATCAGCTTTAAGAAGGGTGATTGCACGGCGTGTTTCACTCAAGGTATTGATGTTCATCCACCTATATTATTGTTTGCTTTCCATTTTGGCAAACAATTTGGAGCAACTATTGTTTAATTATTAGCTTCTGCAAAGATATCAGATTGATGGTGGCACCTTATTTATTATGGCCATTCTTTGCTTTTAGAATCAACTTAAAAGGAGGCTTCATGCCATAACCATTACTGCTGCAACGTGTTTCCTGTTTCCAGTGGCCATGTGGGACTTCATCATTGTATGTCTATTTTGACTTGTTGGGAAGTTATTTCCATATTTAATCAATGTGGCTGCCTTGATTGGAAATAGCTTGCTGCTTCCTTTTTTTATTGCAATATTTCAGGGATCAACTTCTGATAGCAGCATAGAGTTGCCGTTTTCAGCTTGGGCATTTCTGAGCACTATTCTTTTTGGAGTTATCTTGATATTTTACGTCGACAGCATTGCAGAGGAGAGGTAACTTTTCTTGATAGCTACCTTTATGCTGATCTTGGCTTTTGGTTTACTAATGATGGGATACTTTTTGATGAATAATTGTCCAGCAACTACCTTCTCTGGACCTACCAAATGACAGTTGTTTACAAATCAAGCATATCTTAGGCATGTGTCATGCTGTAgacaatttgattttttaaatatCATATGATAAAACATCAAGGGGC
Proteins encoded:
- the LOC110637873 gene encoding uncharacterized protein LOC110637873 isoform X2 encodes the protein MMSPKQTSEDRGSPHFRHTPLQIIHIIGNLLRIWSVYSMYRYLSQTGASVVLFIFSCLVPSSILFLALQKPWKGRPLSNQQVVPSIINGAITALYFILWGKGLKSCGPLRAILAEYSGAVLGVLSATLYGRRSHLWKKVGGLVAMWAAFYFLSQGWAMATYSPFSFKDTVDTEDHTEEVLSMTAMTIPILAGILSALRRVIARRVSLKNQLKRRLHAITITAATCFLFPVAMWDFIIGSTSDSSIELPFSAWAFLSTILFGVILIFYVDSIAEERLHMVFSSPRHLMVAGGCIIIMEIIYKMDFSLPGFIICSLILGFDISYVQLL
- the LOC110637873 gene encoding uncharacterized protein LOC110637873 isoform X1 is translated as MMSPKQTSEDRGSPHFRHTPLQIIHIIGNLLRIWSVYSMYRYLSQTGASVVLFIFSCLVPSSILFLALQKPWKGRPLSNQQVVPSIINGAITALYFILWGKGLKSCGPLRAILAEYSGAVLGVLSATLYGRRSHLWKKVGGLVAMWAAFYFLSQGWAMATYSPFSFKDTVDTEDHTEEVLSMTAMTIPILAGILSALRRVIARRVSLKNQLKRRLHAITITAATCFLFPVAMWDFIIGSTSDSSIELPFSAWAFLSTILFGVILIFYVDSIAEERLHMVFSSPRHLMVAGGCIIIMEIIYKMDFSLPGFIICSLILGFGIYAATSLERSKKGSIQHSDPSNGMLEEQLETSSLPT